TCATTCCATTCTTctctttattttcatattcatttactTTATTCCATTTATGTTTCTGGCAAAGTATAAAAAGCTtggaaataactggaattttttttttttcaggaaaatgGACTCAGAGAATGTGAAACTGGCTGAGTGGCTGCAGATGTTGGGTTGTCCTATAACCTTGAACCCAGTTGACTTGCAGCGACTCAATACTCCCAACATGAGATCTGTCTGGAGACACCTGCAGGCACACGTCCAGCCACGGCATAGCGTACAGACTGTCCGACAGAACCTGCTGCTATCAAAACTCCACAACCAAAACATACTTCCAGGTGAATTTGGAAACTTCAGAGTCCAGTCCATTCAAGAGCTTTCCCAGTTACAGAATATGTCAGAtgctaaaaaagaaattaactatttgaaaaataaagtgaGGGCCGCTGATGAAGAATTGCGAGCAACATCCTTTAATCTCTTGACAAAGATTAATGAAAAGGAGATGTTAAAGCTtgaattaaaagaaaatgaagataaaactgtTCTACTTAGTCTATATCGATCTCGTATTAGAAAAGATATAGAAAAAGTAAACATAGAGATCGAAAAAACTAATTGTCTCAAGATTAATCCAAACCCTCTTACCTCCACAGAAATGAAGCATGATAAGTCAGTAGTTGCTAGTTATCTAACCAAATGCATTGTATCTACTTCTGATACAATTGACAATGATGCCTTAAATGATATGATTGTTTCAACTCTGGAATTTCCTTCTGCATCAATATATGAAGGAATAATGCAAGTTTCCAAAAGCGCGTTGAggactttaaaaagttataaatccAATATGGATAGTTCTTCCTGTTTCAAAACCAAGGAAGCTCGGCTTATTTCTGGTACATGttcattttctaaacatttaactaatttaaattttcttgtttttcaaAATGAACTTGATCTTTCAAGCTGCCGTAGTAAAGTCAAAGAATATTCAACTAAGCTTGAAAaagagaaattaatattaaaaaactttatagaaGAAACCTGTGTGCATGATTGTGTGGGCGTTATTGATGATTTATCAGCTAAAGATATTATCAATTCACTTGTTGAAAACTCTATCTATCTAAAGGAATTAGAACAATTAAAGGTTCTAAATAGTGAACTTGACATTGGATGCTCAGATTATGATGATTTGAAGTTGCTAGTAGAACGTTCAGGTAAAGAAGAGAAgacattatttgaaaatgttgataagAAAGTAAAGGAGGTTAATCGTTATGTATCTCTAATCCTCAATGGAAAATTGGATATTATTAAAACTGCTGCTCTAAAAACGTGTACTGAATTAAtctctaatttttttatagaattaaaatttcaaaaagaagATTGTGAAGCTCTGTTTGTCGCTTACAAAAGTATTATTGGTAAAGAGTGTGAACTTATTCAAAATGAGCCTTTGAATGCAATACTTAGGAAATGGGAAGAACCTTGTATACTGTTTTCTGACACTTTAATGCGGGATCTTTCCAAGAACTCTTCACTCTTGCCTCTTTTGCTGCAGTCACAACCTAAGAACGTTCTTAACACTATCTTGGAAAAGGTCTGTTGGTCACATACTATTGATTACTGGTAGGGTTGACCTAAGCAACTTgtatattgtttagtaaatattatacatattatcttttaaaattgtaaaattttgcttATTTAGATGTAAGTTGCCAATATATGTGACACTGTAgaaagtaatttgtaaataataaattattgtacactaGAAGCtgcctatatatttttttatttcaaggaaATTATGGTAAATGGTCTGTAACCAATATTGAAAATGAAGATTGTTTTGGTTTCTTATTGTAATCCCggtatttaaaaatcaatgatgAAGATAGCATTGTTTTttaaaggcctcacaaaataaaaagtttaaatattagttGGGAgggattttttaaagaatatctataattaattaattactaaattaatgaTCTTAACTCATGTATCggaagtatttatttttcagtagaaATTCATTTAAACATTCACTGTGTTATTGAAACATTGAGAACATTGGTAACTCATCCAGAAATATAATGTATGTGCAACTAGAGCAACCtgttttatatgtaatgaaaattacTGATCCGTCTCAACCTGATTTCATTCACCTATTTTGAAAAGCACTGTAAATCGAGCAGACAGTAGTAGACAATAGACACGTTATAGTGGGAACAGCTTGTGGTCAGCAGTGATATGGCAGCACCTGAAATGTGTTTGGATTATTTCTGTGCTGGCTACTTTCTATACATGAGTcgctttgaaagcgacctgcACGAAGATTTCTTGAGCATAGGGGGAGGGAGGAGCAGGAGCTCGACCACGCCTACTGCCACCCCCTCTTTCACTGCTTGATCTATTTCCTTTACAAGACATGAGTGAGAACCGAGTGCTTTGCTTCTCTGCAGTGGTGTTTTGGAGCATCacgctatgttttgttattattgttgttatggaataaaaaatactattatttatgttacgAATAGTCcattgcatctatttaatatgttagtataattaaaaagtatttgaacaaatgtttattgttaacagctgctgttattattactgggtttgtaaaacagctgttatgtaacaTATACCCTTTGAGTGGTAAAGTGGCAATTGAGGAGTGGTTGGTAAGGAATGTGGTGAGGGAAGGGGGTCCGCACTacttctcctctctctctctcactcccccCCCCCATTGTTCACTTAACAGGCcgctttcaaagcggctcatctatagTAACTGTTTACTTGTTCCTCACACAAGTAGTCTGATTAATTGAATcacatattttttgtagtaatataGAGTAATTTTCCTATAAAAATTGACCTGAAATACAGAACTAAGCTACTCTCTATactgaaagaaaacaaaaacctGCTGTTGGAAAAAACTTAAACTGAATAAGTGTAAgataagttttgaaaaatgttttaaacaatatgttaCTTGTAAATGGTGAAATTGCAATTGTTCTCATGGtagtacttaaatataatttgtaaataactttacCACCAGAGCCCAAAACAACCctgtttatatatacacacacacacataatttattcacacatgtCAATGTCATggaccatcagctgctgatctattgtatttatttacaatgtttgtttttcttatttgatTCCTCACTATCTTTTTCTTTCATattagttgtaaataattatacagtttatatttatctcaaaaaGTGTACTTATAGCCTATACATGTTTTGAacctttatacaatttattgaagagAATCGTCTGTTTCTGTAGATATAtgcagggtgttcacaaaagagtgtcacaaacttctgtgggtgacaGTAAACACCATTTCAAACAAAAGTCATAAACATAagtcgagaaatgtctcgtttagccggtagtagccattttatattttttataaaaaattaatatttctagaactagtaaagccaCAAATACTAAACTATGCACGTAGGTAGTAATACataagtgttaaattttaaaaaactctttaaagtggtcatgctcgcttatACGTTGAaggattttattgaaaaacatactGTTGGAATTATAAACATTCCAATTTAGTTGGTATCTTATAAAACTTCTATAACCtaagtaaaacagctgatgcctatccaaaaacaaaatgtttgctgctcccgACTTGTGCAAACGTACCTTTAAAGTAGTCGTGCTCACTTATacattgacggattttgttgaaacaagtaccaTTGGAATGTTATTGTAATAGACTTTTTACAATAGTTGGAGTCTAGTAAGTATTTTATAGCTATActgggttttttgttatttgactttaaaaacttttaatagacgccattttgttaatattaaagaaaataacacaataattgtttttaattttccttttgtaaattaagacctatatattacatttttttctttaacttaactagttatagaaataatatgtttataaaaaatacaagaaaaggCGCTAGTGgttaaacgagacatttctcgacctatattAAAAATTCTCTGTTTGAAATCACCTACAGAAGTTggtgacaccctgtatatattcacACTATGCTAACTGCCATTGATCTAACACCCAGATATCCTAGAGCTTCAgtgttttacactttaccgaccaacacacacacatacaagcCTATCAGACCTATCATCTCCAGTTATGGATGTCCTACGGAAAGGATATCTGCTTATGTTGACGGCATCTTGCAGCTGTTTTTAAGAACACTTCCTTCTTATAACAAGGACACTAATGACTTTAACTAAATTAGCTAAAATTAAACTCCCCTTGCCGAAGACGCCTTACTATGTACTGTCAATGTCGaatctttgaaaacaaatattcctaGATGATGGTCTCAGCACTGCCCAAAATTACATTGATTCATGCCCAAATAATGCcaaacctagtactaatttcattcttaaaCTTACAACCATGATTTTAACcccaaataactttaaatttcaaaaccaaaattaccttcaaactaAAAGAACTGCTATGTGAACACGGgtggctccttcttatgccaatCTTTATATGGGActattgaaaaagaattttttaactagtcaaaatttataaaactctaaTTTGATTCAGGTAAAtggatgatatttttttaatatggcaGCATGGTATCACAAAAATTTGACAGCTTACTTTTCAATctcaataaatttagtattttaaaatttacgtggCCTGTCTCACCAGGTTCAGTAACATTCTTAGATACTGacgtttttattgaaaatgataatttgaaaacaacaatTCATATCAAAGACAgcaacaaaatgcaatatttgcatttcaccagaTGCCATccagtttacattaaaaaattgttccCAAGGACTCTATCAATAAAGGCAAAAtaatctt
This Homalodisca vitripennis isolate AUS2020 chromosome 3, UT_GWSS_2.1, whole genome shotgun sequence DNA region includes the following protein-coding sequences:
- the LOC124357467 gene encoding uncharacterized protein LOC124357467 gives rise to the protein MDSENVKLAEWLQMLGCPITLNPVDLQRLNTPNMRSVWRHLQAHVQPRHSVQTVRQNLLLSKLHNQNILPGEFGNFRVQSIQELSQLQNMSDAKKEINYLKNKVRAADEELRATSFNLLTKINEKEMLKLELKENEDKTVLLSLYRSRIRKDIEKVNIEIEKTNCLKINPNPLTSTEMKHDKSVVASYLTKCIVSTSDTIDNDALNDMIVSTLEFPSASIYEGIMQVSKSALRTLKSYKSNMDSSSCFKTKEARLISGTCSFSKHLTNLNFLVFQNELDLSSCRSKVKEYSTKLEKEKLILKNFIEETCVHDCVGVIDDLSAKDIINSLVENSIYLKELEQLKVLNSELDIGCSDYDDLKLLVERSGKEEKTLFENVDKKVKEVNRYVSLILNGKLDIIKTAALKTCTELISNFFIELKFQKEDCEALFVAYKSIIGKECELIQNEPLNAILRKWEEPCILFSDTLMRDLSKNSSLLPLLLQSQPKNVLNTILEKVCWSHTIDYW